Proteins found in one Prochlorothrix hollandica PCC 9006 = CALU 1027 genomic segment:
- a CDS encoding thioredoxin, translating to MPTLLATHSRGNHGGIAPTKIGEPTPVK from the coding sequence GTGCCGACCCTCTTGGCAACCCACAGCCGGGGCAACCACGGGGGGATTGCCCCTACCAAAATCGGTGAACCCACCCCAGTGAAATGA
- the csaB gene encoding polysaccharide pyruvyl transferase CsaB, producing the protein MGKRAVLCGYYGQGNGGDEALLATLLQMLPSTVNPLVLSGDPPATQAAYGVEAVDRKSGLALLQALKSADAFIFGGGSLMQDSTSSASLLYYGGLMGLAQQLNLQTIAWAQGIGPLGRSWNRWITRRVFRQCHGVSVRDGGSAQLLSQWQVPYVEAPDPVWALEAEPMPGLANLPAPRIAVNLRPHPSLTPQRLECLVQACVDLQRATGACFLLLPFQPHADRGPLSALAERLPGQFHWLETTNPRQLKGIFQGVDMTIAMRLHGLIMAAAEGCRCVALSYDPKVSRLREELGLPGYELADLPASSTTISRLWLEVYANGEALSGDRRHSLRDRALMHQDVLKILT; encoded by the coding sequence GTGGGGAAACGAGCGGTTTTGTGTGGCTACTATGGCCAAGGCAACGGGGGAGATGAGGCACTGTTGGCCACCTTGCTGCAAATGCTGCCCTCCACGGTGAACCCTCTGGTGTTGTCGGGCGATCCCCCCGCCACCCAAGCCGCCTATGGGGTGGAAGCTGTCGATCGCAAATCGGGCCTAGCTCTGTTGCAAGCCCTGAAAAGCGCCGATGCCTTTATTTTTGGGGGCGGTAGCCTGATGCAAGACAGCACCAGTTCCGCCAGCCTGTTGTACTACGGTGGCTTGATGGGATTGGCCCAGCAACTGAACTTGCAAACCATCGCCTGGGCACAGGGCATTGGTCCCCTGGGGCGATCGTGGAACCGCTGGATCACGCGGCGGGTGTTTCGCCAGTGCCACGGGGTGAGCGTGCGGGATGGGGGTTCTGCCCAGTTGCTCAGCCAATGGCAGGTGCCCTATGTGGAAGCCCCGGATCCCGTCTGGGCCTTGGAGGCGGAACCGATGCCGGGATTGGCCAACCTCCCGGCCCCCCGCATTGCCGTCAACCTGCGCCCCCACCCCTCCCTCACTCCCCAGCGCCTGGAGTGCCTCGTCCAAGCCTGTGTTGATCTGCAACGGGCGACGGGTGCCTGTTTTCTGTTGCTCCCCTTCCAGCCCCACGCCGATCGCGGTCCGCTGTCGGCCCTGGCGGAGCGTCTCCCCGGTCAGTTCCACTGGCTCGAAACCACCAATCCCCGCCAACTCAAGGGCATTTTTCAAGGGGTGGACATGACTATTGCCATGCGTCTCCATGGCTTAATTATGGCGGCGGCGGAGGGCTGTCGCTGTGTGGCCCTGAGCTATGACCCCAAGGTGTCCCGATTACGGGAAGAACTGGGGTTACCGGGCTATGAATTGGCGGACTTACCGGCTAGTTCCACCACCATCAGTCGCCTCTGGCTGGAGGTTTATGCTAATGGGGAAGCTCTGTCGGGCGATCGTCGTCACTCCCTGCGCGATCGGGCCTTAATGCACCAAGATGTCTTAAAAATCCTCACCTAG
- a CDS encoding phosphoribosylanthranilate isomerase, which produces MRIKICGLTRSDQTTAIAALAPDLLGFICVPQSPRYVDPLQIQAMVDPLPPALTTVGVFADASLAVVAHTVKTGGLTGIQLHGNESLDFCREIKQNFAQTEVIKALRVRNAADLDQALAYGAVVDTLLLDAYHPHQLGGTGETLDWAMVQGFQPPVPWFLAGGLKPDNVATALGQLTPQGVDVSSGVERSPGDKDSQRVAAFITAVRSLDFVG; this is translated from the coding sequence ATGCGTATCAAAATTTGTGGTTTAACCCGATCGGATCAAACAACGGCGATCGCGGCCCTCGCCCCAGACCTCCTGGGATTTATCTGTGTGCCCCAATCACCCCGCTATGTGGATCCCCTACAAATCCAGGCCATGGTGGACCCCCTGCCCCCCGCCCTGACCACCGTGGGGGTCTTTGCCGATGCATCCCTGGCTGTGGTGGCCCACACCGTTAAAACCGGCGGCCTGACGGGGATTCAACTCCATGGCAACGAATCCCTAGACTTTTGCCGGGAGATCAAGCAAAATTTTGCCCAGACAGAGGTGATCAAAGCGCTCCGGGTTCGTAACGCTGCCGACTTGGATCAAGCCTTAGCCTATGGGGCTGTGGTGGATACCTTGCTGCTGGATGCCTACCACCCCCACCAGTTGGGGGGAACCGGAGAAACCTTAGACTGGGCGATGGTGCAGGGGTTCCAGCCGCCGGTACCCTGGTTTTTGGCGGGGGGACTGAAGCCCGATAATGTGGCCACGGCCCTCGGCCAACTAACGCCCCAAGGGGTGGACGTGTCCAGCGGAGTGGAGCGATCGCCGGGGGACAAAGACAGCCAACGGGTCGCAGCCTTTATTACCGCCGTGCGTTCTCTGGATTTTGTAGGCTAG